One Cystobacter ferrugineus genomic window, CGTCCGGTGGACACGAGGACCTGCGCTCCCTTGGCGCACGCGTAGCAACTGGGAAGCGACCAGGTGAAGAGGGCCAACGCCATCTGCATGCCGTAGCGGCCGAAGAGCCGCTGGCCGATGCGGACCTTCTCTGGATCGGCCCAGGCCGGCCAGTCGTCCGTCTGGTTCAGGTAGTTCTCCACCGCGTCTGGCATCTCCGCCGGGACGATGTGCTCATTGGCCGCGATGCTCCTGAGCATGCGGGTGACGACCGCGGTCTCGTTGTTGGCGAAGATCGACTCGACCACCGGATCGGCCACGGGGTCGCCCACGGATCGGAAGGGCTCGAGGAGAGCATCCGTCCAGCGGTGGGGGGTGGATTCGCTCGGTTTTCCGTCGTGAATCAAGGGATTGGCTGACATGGCTCGCTCCGTGTGTCTCGTTGCCGCGCCACGGGGGATAGCACGCCTCGTGCCCGGGCCCCCTGCCGCACGTCCCAGGGGACGTGCCCCGCGCGAACCCCGAAGAGGGCCTGATGCTGACATGTTCCTGGCGCGTCAGAAAAGGCCGTGCCGTATCAACTATCGTGTCAGCCGGACTCTTGTTCCGGCTGATGGCGGAAGTCTCCTCATCACCCTCCCCTTGGTGCTATTGACAGGCTTCGGCGTGCACGTGAGCTGTCGTGGACACCGGCAACGAGGACGCTCCATGAGAAGGGTTGTTGTCGCACGTGTAACGAAGCTCGTCATTTCCGTGTCCCTGATGGGAAGCGCCGCGACGGCGATGGGGTCGGCACCAGCCCCCGGGGTCGGATCCATCGTCAGCGAGACCCGCACGCTCACCACCGCTGACGGTGTGAAGGTGAATTACGAGATCGGCACGTTCTACGTGCCGGAGAACCGGCACAAGGCGAAGAGCCGTCCCATTGGCGTGGGGTTCGCGCGCATCCGCGCGCCGCGACCCACCGGAGCGCCGCCCGTGTTCTGGCTGCCTGGAGGCCCCGGTCTGGCCGTGCTCGGCGCATTCGACCCATCCGACAACGCGGGCCGCGGCCGCCTCAAATCGTGGATCAACTTCGGTGCGGTCGCTGACCTGGTGGTGGTCGAGCAGCGTGGCTACACCTCTCGGGGCGAGATGCTGGAGGTGAAGACGGATGCCTATCCGCTGAACGAGCCCGCCACGATCGCCCGGTCGAAAGCCGGTGCACTGGCGAAGGCACGCAAGGCGCTGGCCCTGTTTCCGGGCAAGGACCTCGCGGGATACGACATCGGCGCGTATGCCGACGATGTGGACGATCTGCGAAAAGCCCTCGGTTACGACAGCATCACGCTGTTCGGCGGCAGCTTCGGCGCCCAGTGGAGTTTCGCGGTGATGAAGCGGCATCCCGGGTCCGTCGCGCGCGCGGTCCTGTCCGGCGTCGAACCGCTCGACAATGGCTACGATATGCCGTCCCACGTGTATGCCTCGATGCAGCGGATCGCCTTCGACGCGGACCGTGACCCTGGCCTGAAACCCT contains:
- a CDS encoding alpha/beta hydrolase, with the translated sequence MRRVVVARVTKLVISVSLMGSAATAMGSAPAPGVGSIVSETRTLTTADGVKVNYEIGTFYVPENRHKAKSRPIGVGFARIRAPRPTGAPPVFWLPGGPGLAVLGAFDPSDNAGRGRLKSWINFGAVADLVVVEQRGYTSRGEMLEVKTDAYPLNEPATIARSKAGALAKARKALALFPGKDLAGYDIGAYADDVDDLRKALGYDSITLFGGSFGAQWSFAVMKRHPGSVARAVLSGVEPLDNGYDMPSHVYASMQRIAFDADRDPGLKPYLPEGGTMAALRAVHDRFAAAPVVVSVTDKASGKPVAVTLGVGDFENALVERAAEASEWPAFVLSLYHRHYDDWARDTIEERKAGKSAVIGPLVDTSLGVTPARAHRLRTDPAVGVLGEWNFAPYMAAAEAWPTADMGDAFRGVVPTDTPVVFVHGDWDTSTPIENTLEVLPYYSHGHAIVVHRGGHDGTFYLLREDAKAKAAVYEFMRTGSMEGLPSSVTLPLPTFAKPAFAANDL